In one window of Zhihengliuella sp. ISTPL4 DNA:
- a CDS encoding HTTM domain-containing protein, whose protein sequence is MKAVARLWDTLLHWLLDRRHATYGLAVMRIGFAALTIVSILLYLPDYSYTFGEGSRWGESLYRPSGVNDYLWPVSLLFSRTDSDPVTFLKLGVLLAVAVAYLLGWRMRIVSPLFVMLWLGYAATNPLVLNTGHYQTFRVMLLFLLLADTSRQWSLDARRRRRTGADPALSLRGHALPRWVPVLSNNIAVILIGAQLCIVYITSALWKLQGTMWVEGIAAYYPLRLQQFILIPWLNEIAWHVTPAIFIASWLSVYMQLLFPLTLLNRWTRIIGLIAITGMHAGIGILMSLPFFSLVMIFSDMIFVRDVTWRRLQLAVLRRWRRRRTVSNRQRAEGRSRGPVGEDEQASSPEVVGVLP, encoded by the coding sequence ATGAAGGCCGTCGCCCGTCTTTGGGACACGCTGCTGCACTGGCTGCTCGATCGGCGGCATGCGACGTACGGCCTCGCCGTGATGCGCATCGGCTTCGCGGCCCTGACCATCGTCAGCATCCTGCTGTACCTGCCCGACTACTCGTACACCTTCGGAGAGGGCTCGCGGTGGGGTGAGTCGCTGTACCGACCGAGCGGCGTGAACGACTATCTCTGGCCGGTTTCGCTCCTCTTCTCCCGCACCGACTCCGATCCGGTGACCTTCCTGAAGCTCGGCGTGCTCCTCGCGGTGGCCGTGGCCTACCTCCTCGGGTGGCGGATGCGGATCGTCTCGCCGCTCTTCGTGATGCTGTGGCTCGGGTACGCCGCCACGAACCCGCTCGTCCTCAACACCGGGCACTACCAGACCTTCCGGGTCATGCTCCTCTTCCTGCTGCTGGCCGACACCTCCCGGCAGTGGTCGCTGGACGCTCGGCGTCGTCGGCGCACCGGAGCCGACCCGGCGCTCTCCCTCCGTGGACACGCCCTGCCGCGGTGGGTGCCGGTGCTGTCGAACAACATCGCGGTGATCCTCATCGGCGCGCAGCTGTGCATCGTCTACATCACCAGCGCGCTGTGGAAGCTGCAGGGGACGATGTGGGTCGAGGGCATCGCGGCCTACTATCCACTGCGGCTGCAGCAGTTCATCCTCATCCCGTGGCTCAACGAGATCGCCTGGCACGTGACGCCGGCCATCTTCATCGCCTCGTGGCTCAGTGTCTACATGCAGCTCCTCTTCCCGCTGACCCTTCTCAACCGGTGGACGCGGATCATCGGACTGATCGCGATCACCGGCATGCACGCCGGCATCGGGATCCTCATGTCGCTGCCCTTCTTCTCCCTCGTCATGATCTTCAGCGACATGATCTTCGTGCGCGACGTGACGTGGCGCCGCCTGCAGCTCGCCGTGTTGCGCCGGTGGCGACGACGGCGGACTGTGAGCAACCGACAACGAGCCGAGGGGAGGTCCCGCGGCCCTGTTGGAGAGGATGAACAGGCGAGTTCGCCCGAAGTTGTCGGAGTCCTACCATGA
- a CDS encoding DUF5819 family protein codes for MTRSPQTTGTLPAAAKVVTAVALALAATHIALTAIFNVPSADIKYDALPGRAADAYIRPYFLQDYRIFAPDPASADRNLWIRAWVEKPDGERVETKWVDVTSIELAEPYRRVLRKQLTVIGAEQLMTSYGRLTEEQKQIAAENFHDDGDLVPLNEALLATADADPARVRAFIRATNYTSSYATQAARALWSDDGEVIAVQTRSVFSPVVRWEDRGDPNAARPDSSYTELGWRPVLEWSQQSDEAFARTFLKWATAAGVTGSLGEEEG; via the coding sequence ATGACTCGGAGCCCGCAGACGACCGGCACGCTGCCGGCGGCGGCGAAGGTCGTGACCGCGGTCGCGCTCGCGCTCGCCGCGACGCACATCGCGCTCACCGCGATCTTCAACGTCCCGTCCGCGGACATCAAGTACGACGCTCTGCCCGGACGCGCAGCCGACGCCTACATCCGGCCGTACTTCTTGCAGGACTACCGCATCTTCGCCCCCGACCCCGCCAGCGCTGACCGCAACCTGTGGATCCGCGCCTGGGTGGAGAAGCCGGATGGCGAGCGCGTCGAGACGAAGTGGGTCGACGTCACGTCGATCGAGCTGGCCGAACCGTATCGGCGGGTGCTGCGCAAGCAGCTCACGGTGATCGGCGCCGAGCAGCTCATGACCTCCTACGGTCGTCTCACGGAGGAGCAGAAGCAGATCGCTGCGGAGAACTTCCACGACGACGGCGATCTCGTCCCGCTCAACGAGGCGCTGCTCGCGACCGCGGACGCCGACCCGGCGCGGGTGCGCGCCTTCATCCGTGCCACGAACTACACCTCCTCCTACGCCACCCAGGCGGCCAGAGCCCTGTGGTCGGACGACGGCGAGGTGATCGCCGTGCAGACGCGCTCCGTGTTCAGCCCCGTCGTCCGATGGGAGGACCGCGGTGATCCGAACGCCGCGCGTCCGGACTCCTCTTATACGGAGCTGGGCTGGCGTCCGGTGCTGGAGTGGTCGCAGCAGAGCGACGAGGCCTTCGCGCGCACCTTCCTGAAGTGGGCCACGGCGGCGGGAGTGACCGGATCGCTCGGGGAGGAGGAAGGATGA
- a CDS encoding choice-of-anchor G family protein — MVVGSVLAPTAASAAPGDESTSSARFLSGSLLLGGVPLDDVVALQGVETSHDGTNPEPNTATGGLDLTALNALNLEIPGGLSVPLTDALALGAVNQYSQSSDGGTSRAAVGAVSDTGVVDTTGAGAYPSDATLNLEGLLGSTVTGVVADLDVSLNAISAQAAIAADGTVTRDYNVSGGTLALRLPAVTGLVDTLTGTGGVVSTVDAAVNTLTGPNGLLAGALAGLNAALAPLLGNPGLNITITTQVNQAINTILDTPLSDGVVTVNLRTGVVTADLDALLTSAAGHGLNNLAVNEEVLSAPVLTALIDRVGALLGTVPQAVQTTLTNTLNAATLNVSAAVCLVGTAPSCTTPIVDIGTGITVSVPNQTLASVVNGTASATISVKAAGLPVTIPVSTLLGALATPINNVLLGTNGVVNTVVPTVTTAVNGIITAIDPAVDLLNGVVSLRGNVQPDNGPIYSQEAFVLTVGDIAGDGGVGTLVLARAEAGPNAIAPVLEATSPVKPGQSTTLTSSGWPASTEVTVRLLDPEGTAVGDPIVVMTDADGAFPADTTLAVPDTAATGDYAVTATADGITVEAPLAVEPYAPTLSASSPVTVGEQTTVTSSGWPASADVTLRLEDPAGQVVGSAATVTTDGAGAIPAGTTLTVPDGSPIGDYRVIGLDEFGNTAEGPLTVLAVPGTPVLSASGPVRPGETTTVASGGWPSGVEVVLQIETPDGSPVGEPVTVTTDGDGAIPTGTTLTVPISTTPGDYVVVGIGEGDTAEGPLTVAPWTPTVEASTPVKPGQTTTVASGGWPPNTEVTFQLENAEGEPVGSPVTVPTDADGNIPAGTAVTVPTGTAPGDYTVVGTGVEGITGEDALVVAPWTPTIEASGPVKPGQPTTITSGGWPPSTEVTFQLQDESGDPVGAPVTVTTDADGDIPAGTTVVIPADAAPGEYTVVGTDTDGNSGEDVLAVEAWTPTLEVTSPVAPGATTAITSGEWPPLTEVTFRLESTSGTAVGTPVTITTDDAGAVPAGTTLAIPSDAEPGDYIVVGTDANGNTVDAALVVSAVGTDTDTGTDPGTDTGTDTDTGTDPGTDTGTDPGTDTGTDTDTGTDTGTDTGTDTDTGTDPGTDTGTDTDTGTDTGTDTGTDPGTDTGTDPGTDTGTDTDTGTDTGTDTGTDTDTGTDPGTDTGTDPGTDTGTDTDTDTSADPGSGTDTDPGTDTDTGTGTDTDTDTGTDTDTGTDTGTDTGNDPDGELGITILHPVRERGESQSVTGTGFAPGEVVTGVMRSAPIDLGTQVANAAGEVTFTWTIPSTQDLGTHTVTLTGAESGAVSTSFQVVASASGLATTGGDSGSFLAWSVMLMMAGAILAASARRRRMSVTSKT; from the coding sequence GTGGTCGTCGGGAGCGTACTCGCGCCGACGGCGGCGAGCGCAGCACCCGGAGACGAATCCACGTCGAGTGCGCGGTTCCTCTCGGGCAGCCTGCTGCTCGGGGGTGTGCCGCTCGACGATGTCGTGGCGTTGCAGGGGGTGGAGACTTCCCACGACGGCACGAATCCCGAGCCGAACACGGCGACCGGTGGACTCGACTTGACCGCGCTCAACGCGCTCAACCTCGAGATACCGGGCGGACTCAGCGTCCCGCTCACCGACGCCCTTGCCCTCGGCGCGGTGAACCAGTATTCGCAATCCAGTGACGGCGGCACCTCGCGCGCGGCCGTCGGCGCGGTCTCCGATACCGGCGTCGTGGACACCACAGGCGCCGGGGCATACCCGTCCGACGCGACCCTCAACCTCGAGGGACTCCTCGGGTCGACTGTGACCGGTGTGGTCGCCGACCTCGACGTGTCGTTGAACGCGATCAGCGCCCAGGCGGCGATCGCCGCAGACGGCACGGTCACCCGCGACTACAACGTCTCCGGCGGCACGCTGGCCCTTCGGCTCCCGGCGGTGACTGGCCTTGTCGACACGCTCACCGGCACGGGTGGCGTGGTGTCGACGGTGGACGCCGCCGTGAACACGCTCACCGGCCCGAACGGTCTCCTGGCCGGCGCTCTTGCGGGGCTCAATGCCGCGCTGGCTCCGCTGCTCGGGAACCCCGGGCTGAACATCACCATCACGACTCAGGTGAACCAGGCGATCAACACGATCCTCGACACCCCGCTCTCGGACGGTGTCGTCACCGTGAACCTCCGCACCGGCGTCGTGACGGCCGACCTCGACGCCCTGCTCACGAGCGCGGCCGGGCACGGGCTGAACAATCTCGCGGTGAACGAGGAAGTGCTCTCGGCGCCGGTGCTCACCGCCTTGATCGATCGCGTCGGCGCGTTGCTGGGCACGGTGCCGCAGGCCGTGCAGACCACCCTGACGAACACGCTCAATGCGGCAACCCTGAATGTCAGCGCAGCCGTGTGTCTCGTCGGCACCGCGCCGTCGTGCACGACGCCGATCGTGGACATCGGCACCGGCATCACGGTCTCGGTTCCCAACCAGACGCTGGCGAGTGTCGTGAACGGCACCGCCTCGGCGACGATCTCGGTGAAGGCGGCCGGCCTGCCGGTGACGATCCCGGTCAGCACGCTCCTCGGGGCGCTCGCGACCCCGATCAACAACGTGCTGCTCGGCACCAACGGTGTCGTGAACACCGTGGTCCCGACGGTCACCACGGCGGTGAACGGCATCATCACGGCCATCGACCCGGCCGTCGACCTCCTGAACGGGGTCGTCTCGCTCCGCGGGAACGTGCAGCCGGACAACGGCCCGATCTACAGCCAGGAAGCGTTCGTCCTCACGGTCGGCGACATCGCCGGTGACGGCGGCGTCGGAACGCTCGTGCTCGCTCGTGCCGAAGCCGGGCCCAACGCTATCGCGCCCGTGCTGGAGGCGACGAGTCCGGTGAAGCCGGGACAGTCCACCACGCTGACGTCGAGCGGGTGGCCCGCCTCGACCGAGGTGACCGTCCGACTGCTGGACCCGGAGGGCACCGCCGTCGGCGACCCGATCGTCGTCATGACCGACGCGGACGGCGCGTTCCCCGCGGACACCACGCTCGCCGTTCCGGACACCGCCGCCACCGGCGACTACGCGGTGACCGCGACGGCTGACGGCATCACGGTGGAGGCTCCGCTGGCCGTCGAGCCGTACGCGCCGACGCTCTCGGCGAGCAGTCCCGTGACGGTCGGCGAGCAGACGACGGTCACGTCGAGCGGCTGGCCGGCGTCCGCCGATGTCACGCTCCGGCTCGAGGACCCGGCAGGCCAGGTCGTGGGATCGGCCGCGACGGTCACCACGGACGGCGCCGGCGCGATTCCCGCAGGGACGACGCTGACCGTGCCGGACGGCTCGCCGATCGGCGACTACCGCGTGATCGGCCTCGACGAGTTCGGCAACACCGCGGAAGGACCGCTCACGGTGCTCGCGGTGCCGGGGACGCCGGTGCTCTCGGCGTCCGGCCCGGTGCGGCCGGGAGAGACGACGACCGTCGCCTCCGGCGGCTGGCCGAGCGGCGTCGAGGTCGTGCTGCAGATCGAAACGCCCGACGGATCGCCCGTGGGTGAGCCCGTGACGGTCACCACCGACGGCGACGGTGCGATCCCGACCGGGACGACGCTCACGGTCCCCATCTCGACCACCCCGGGTGACTACGTCGTCGTCGGTATCGGCGAGGGGGACACCGCGGAGGGTCCGCTGACCGTCGCGCCGTGGACGCCGACGGTCGAGGCCTCGACCCCCGTCAAGCCCGGTCAGACCACGACCGTCGCCTCCGGGGGATGGCCGCCGAACACCGAGGTCACGTTCCAGCTCGAGAACGCGGAGGGCGAACCGGTGGGCTCACCCGTGACGGTACCCACGGATGCCGACGGGAACATCCCGGCCGGCACCGCGGTGACGGTTCCGACGGGCACCGCGCCGGGCGACTACACGGTCGTCGGCACCGGCGTCGAGGGCATCACCGGCGAAGACGCGCTCGTCGTCGCCCCGTGGACGCCCACGATCGAGGCCTCCGGGCCGGTGAAGCCGGGACAGCCGACGACGATCACCTCGGGAGGCTGGCCGCCGAGCACGGAGGTCACGTTCCAGCTGCAGGACGAGTCCGGCGATCCCGTGGGGGCTCCTGTGACGGTCACGACCGACGCTGACGGGGACATCCCGGCCGGCACGACGGTCGTGATTCCGGCGGACGCCGCCCCCGGCGAGTACACCGTCGTCGGTACCGATACCGACGGCAACTCCGGTGAGGATGTGCTCGCCGTGGAGGCGTGGACTCCCACTCTCGAGGTGACCAGCCCGGTCGCACCGGGAGCGACGACCGCGATCACGTCCGGCGAGTGGCCGCCGCTCACCGAGGTGACCTTCCGGCTCGAGAGCACCAGCGGTACCGCGGTGGGCACTCCGGTGACGATCACGACGGACGATGCCGGGGCGGTTCCGGCGGGTACGACGCTCGCGATCCCGAGCGATGCCGAGCCGGGCGACTACATCGTGGTCGGCACGGACGCGAACGGGAACACCGTGGACGCGGCCCTCGTCGTCTCGGCCGTGGGCACCGACACCGACACGGGCACGGACCCGGGAACGGACACCGGAACGGACACGGACACCGGGACGGATCCGGGTACGGACACCGGCACGGACCCGGGTACGGATACCGGCACGGACACGGACACCGGAACGGACACGGGTACGGACACCGGCACGGACACGGACACCGGGACGGATCCGGGTACGGATACCGGCACGGACACGGACACCGGAACGGACACGGGTACGGACACCGGCACGGACCCGGGAACGGACACCGGGACGGACCCGGGTACGGATACCGGCACGGACACGGACACCGGAACGGACACGGGTACGGACACCGGCACGGACACGGACACCGGGACGGATCCGGGTACGGACACCGGCACGGACCCGGGAACGGACACCGGAACGGACACGGACACCGATACGAGTGCAGATCCCGGCAGCGGGACGGACACGGATCCCGGAACCGACACCGACACCGGAACCGGGACCGACACCGACACCGACACCGGGACCGACACCGACACCGGGACCGATACGGGTACCGACACCGGGAACGACCCGGACGGCGAGCTCGGCATCACGATCCTGCACCCGGTGCGGGAGCGGGGCGAGAGCCAGTCGGTGACGGGCACCGGGTTCGCGCCGGGTGAGGTCGTGACGGGAGTCATGCGGTCCGCGCCGATCGATCTCGGCACCCAGGTCGCGAATGCGGCGGGCGAGGTGACCTTCACCTGGACGATCCCGTCGACGCAGGATCTCGGTACTCACACGGTGACGCTCACCGGGGCCGAGTCCGGAGCGGTCTCCACCTCGTTCCAGGTGGTGGCGTCGGCTTCCGGTCTCGCGACCACGGGTGGCGACTCCGGTTCCTTCCTGGCCTGGAGCGTGATGCTCATGATGGCCGGTGCAATCCTCGCCGCCAGTGCGCGACGGAGGCGGATGTCGGTGACGTCGAAGACGTGA